One part of the Prochlorococcus marinus str. MIT 9313 genome encodes these proteins:
- a CDS encoding protochlorophyllide reductase: MASSQASPGTVLITGTTSGVGLYACKALVYRGWQVITANRHPLRAVAAAERVGIPAAQLTHLRMDLSDLQSVRDGVETLLGSLEQPLDALVCNAAVYQPRLRKPKRSAQGYELSMATNHFGHFLLIQLLLENLGKAKVFQSARGSYLSAARVVILGTVTANYKELGGKIPIPAPADLGNLSGFEQGFHAPISMASGKSFKPGKAYKDSKLCNMITTQELHRRLHEQSGILFTSLYPGCVADTPLFRYTPKIFRFLFPIFQRLITGGYVTQAKAGQRVAQVVTNPEFGVSGVHWSWGNRQKKNRESFRQELSERATDPITAKRVWELSMKLVGLT; this comes from the coding sequence ATGGCTTCTTCTCAAGCTTCTCCAGGCACCGTCTTAATCACGGGCACGACCTCTGGCGTCGGGTTGTATGCCTGCAAGGCACTCGTCTATCGAGGCTGGCAGGTGATCACTGCAAATCGACATCCATTGCGAGCTGTTGCCGCTGCCGAGAGGGTTGGTATTCCAGCCGCTCAACTTACTCATCTAAGGATGGATTTGAGTGATCTCCAGAGCGTTCGCGATGGAGTCGAGACCCTTCTCGGCTCGCTTGAGCAGCCGCTGGATGCGCTTGTTTGTAATGCCGCGGTCTATCAGCCCAGGCTGCGCAAGCCGAAACGCTCAGCTCAGGGCTATGAGCTTTCGATGGCAACCAATCATTTCGGCCATTTCTTGCTGATTCAACTTTTGCTTGAGAACCTCGGCAAAGCAAAAGTCTTTCAATCAGCGCGTGGCTCTTATTTGTCTGCTGCCCGAGTGGTCATTCTTGGCACAGTTACTGCTAATTATAAGGAGCTTGGCGGCAAGATCCCGATCCCTGCACCGGCTGATCTGGGTAATCTTTCAGGTTTTGAACAAGGCTTTCATGCGCCTATCAGTATGGCGAGTGGCAAAAGCTTCAAGCCTGGCAAGGCATATAAAGACAGCAAGCTCTGCAACATGATCACCACGCAGGAGCTTCACCGGCGTCTACATGAACAATCAGGGATTTTATTTACCTCTCTTTATCCTGGTTGTGTGGCTGATACACCGTTATTCCGCTACACACCAAAAATCTTCCGGTTTTTGTTTCCTATATTCCAGAGGCTGATTACTGGTGGATATGTCACCCAGGCCAAGGCTGGGCAGCGGGTTGCACAGGTTGTAACTAATCCAGAGTTTGGTGTATCAGGTGTGCATTGGAGTTGGGGCAATCGTCAGAAGAAGAACCGCGAAAGTTTCCGACAGGAACTATCGGAAAGGGCGACAGATCCCATCACCGCAAAACGGGTCTGGGAATTGTCGATGAAATTGGTTGGTTTGACTTAA
- the psaM gene encoding photosystem I reaction center subunit XII yields the protein MGITDIANVDLAGLCLVVVFHCGVLALRLGVTLHEA from the coding sequence ATGGGCATCACTGATATTGCAAATGTCGACTTGGCCGGTTTGTGCCTCGTGGTTGTTTTTCATTGCGGTGTGCTAGCTCTTCGCCTTGGCGTAACCCTTCATGAGGCTTGA
- a CDS encoding sulfite exporter TauE/SafE family protein, protein MVLWDWLVFVPLGLLAGGLAGLLGIGGGLIFAPLLLWMGLSPHQALATSTFAIVPTALSGSLTHLFAGGFQLQAGLSIAVAAFLSSLLFSKIGLDVSGWLLLTFQVGLYLVVAATIRSEPQQAAQQLKSTLFLPGLALVGGVAGFSAGLLGLGGGLLMVPLMVNGLAVPIHLAIRLSTLAVTCSATAASLQFLSEGRGSVGIGLLLGGVAALAAHWSASRLQRVSGKSLAWMLRTLVLLLAFGTGRQALILAMGH, encoded by the coding sequence ATGGTGTTGTGGGATTGGCTGGTGTTTGTGCCTTTGGGGCTGTTGGCTGGTGGTCTGGCTGGTCTGCTGGGCATTGGCGGCGGTCTGATCTTTGCGCCCCTCCTGCTGTGGATGGGGCTTAGCCCTCATCAGGCTTTGGCCACCAGTACTTTCGCCATTGTTCCTACTGCGTTGAGTGGCAGCCTGACCCACCTCTTCGCTGGAGGATTTCAGCTTCAGGCTGGATTGAGCATCGCAGTGGCCGCATTTTTGTCTTCACTGCTGTTCAGCAAGATTGGTTTAGATGTTTCTGGCTGGCTTTTACTGACGTTTCAGGTGGGGCTCTATCTCGTGGTGGCTGCCACGATTCGTTCAGAGCCTCAGCAAGCAGCTCAGCAGCTCAAATCCACTCTTTTTTTGCCGGGTCTTGCGCTCGTTGGCGGTGTCGCAGGATTTTCCGCAGGCTTGCTTGGTTTGGGGGGTGGTTTGTTGATGGTGCCTTTGATGGTGAATGGCTTGGCTGTTCCTATTCACTTGGCGATCCGTTTAAGCACCCTGGCTGTGACATGTTCAGCGACTGCGGCCTCTTTACAGTTTCTTAGCGAGGGTCGGGGCTCTGTAGGGATTGGGCTGTTGCTCGGTGGCGTGGCGGCTCTGGCCGCTCATTGGTCAGCGTCTCGACTTCAACGGGTTTCTGGCAAGAGTTTGGCATGGATGTTGAGAACACTCGTGCTGTTGCTTGCTTTTGGCACTGGCCGTCAGGCCCTGATCCTTGCGATGGGGCATTAA